Proteins encoded together in one Camelina sativa cultivar DH55 chromosome 9, Cs, whole genome shotgun sequence window:
- the LOC104714084 gene encoding IQ domain-containing protein IQM4-like → MGLSLSLLLSAWKEVVTTQFFSFKNPVESFLETRSFSFKLKEGVLTSRTNSFKSEKPPEKSPKTGMERSLSFNSWEIPTEVTAEPMNNKADEQIVETKKPARNSLNGRNCERIQITIPSITPPKPFVFFSPRPVTELDAAATTVQKVYKSYRTRRNLADCAVVVEELWWKTLDAAALNLSSVSFFGEEKHETAVSKWARARTRAAKVGKGLSKDEKAQKLALQHWLEAIDPRHRYGHNLHFYYDVWSASMSAQPFFYWLDIGDGKDVNLEHHPRSVLQKQCIKYLGPLEREAYEVIVEDGKLMNKQSMTLINSTEEKSIFVLSTTRTLYVGQKKKGRFQHSSFLSGGATTAAGRLVARDGILEAIWPYSGHYLPTEDNFKEFISFLEENNVDLTNVKRCSVNEEYSSFNSSGYEEEESKEKEAENKPAETIITEEQEEEKERERPVFELAKRLSCKWNSGVGPRIGCVRDYPMELQSQAFEQVSLSPRISPGSARFPSPYGPIPSPRPSPRVRVSPRLAYMGIPSPRVQVNC, encoded by the exons ATGGGGCTTTCTCTTTCCTTGCTCTTGTCTGCTTGGAAAGAAGTCGTGACGACCCAGTTCTTCAGTTTCAAGAACCCTGTCGAGAGTTTTCTTGAAACCAGATCTTTTAGCTTTAAATTGAAAGAAGGAGTCTTGACATCAAGAACCAACAGTTTCAAGAGTGAGAAGCCGCCGGAAAAGTCTCCTAAGACCGGTATGGAGCGGTCTTTGAGCTTTAACAGCTGGGAGATTCCAACAGAAGTCACGGCTGAACCGATGAACAACAAGGCTGATGAGCAGATTGTCGAAACGAAGAAGCCTGCTCGCAACAGTTTGAACGGAAGAAACTGCGAGAGAATCCAGATAACAATACCCTCGATTACTCCACCTAAGCCTTTTGTGTTCTTCTCCCCTAGACCTGTCACAGAGCTTGACGCAGCTGCAACTACGGTACAGAAGGTGTACAAGAGTTACAGGACAAGAAGGAACCTAGCAGATTGTGCTGTTGTGGTTGAGGAGCTCTG GTGGAAGACTCTGGATGCTGCAGCTCTGAACTTGAGCTCGGTTTCCTTCTTCGGAGAAGAGAAACATGAAACCGCTGTTTCGAAGTGGGCACGAGCTAGAACACGAGCTGCTAAG GTTGGAAAAGGATTGTCAAAAGATGAAAAAGCTCAGAAGTTAGCTCTTCAGCATTGGCTTGAAGCT ATTGACCCACGACATCGTTATGGCCACAACTTACACTTCTATTACGATGTCTGGTCAGCAAGCATGAGCGCACAACCATTCTTCTACTG GTTGGACATTGGCGATGGCAAAGATGTGAATCTTGAACACCACCCAAGAAGTGTTCTGCAAAAACAGTGCATTAAGTATCTTGGACCG CTGGAGAGAGAAGCATACGAAGTGATAGTAGAAGATGGGAAACTAATGAATAAACAAAGCATGACTCTGATCAACTCAACAGAGGAAAAGTCGATTTTTGTACTTAGCACCACTAGAACCTTATACGTAGggcagaagaagaaaggtcGTTTCCAACACTCCAGTTTCTTGTCTGGAGGTGCCACAACTGCTGCAGGAAGATTGGTCGCCCGCGATGGGATCCTAGAG GCTATATGGCCATACAGTGGACACTATCTCCCAACGGAAGACAACTTCAAGGAATTCATAAGTTTCCTGGAAGAGAACAATGTTGATCTCACCAATGTTAAG AGATGCTCTGTGAACGAGGAATACTCGTCATTCAATTCCAGTGgctacgaagaagaagaatcaaaagaaaaggaagcaGAGAATAAACCAGCAGAAACCATCATTAcagaggaacaagaagaagagaaagagagagaaagaccgGTGTTTGAGCTTGCAAAGAGGCTGTCTTGCAAATGGAATAGTGGGGTTGGTCCAAGAATTGGGTGTGTCAGAGATTATCCAATGGAGCTTCAGTCACAAGCGTTCGAACAAGTCAGTTTGTCTCCTCGGATTTCGCCTGGTTCTGCACGTTTTCCATCACCCTACGGTCCAATTCCTTCTCCAAGGCCTAGTCCTAGAGTAAGAGTCTCTCCACGCTTAGCATACATGGGAATCCCAAGCCCTAGAGTGCAAGTAAACTGTTAG